In Malus sylvestris chromosome 15, drMalSylv7.2, whole genome shotgun sequence, a single genomic region encodes these proteins:
- the LOC126602012 gene encoding pentatricopeptide repeat-containing protein At5g46680-like → MMVSGLSTRLLNICIASFCKSRLLERAEAVIIDGIRLGVIPDVVTYNTLLSAYSRFVSLDAAYSVVHRMKEAGISPDVITYNSLLSGATRNCLLSQSLDLFEEMLQAGIHPNVWSYNILMHCFFKLGKPDEANRVFQDILLHNLTPHPATFNIMLNGLCKNEYIDNALMLFRNLQRHGFVPQLVTYNILIHGLCKARRLGQARKMLKELGESGYEPNAITYTTVMKCCFKFKQYDEALEIMSEMKSKGYTFDGFANCTVVAALVKTGRIEEANACMEQTMGNGIELDLAAYNTLLNMYCREGKFEAAYKLMDEIENGGLLCDKYTHTIIIDGLCKAGNIIGAEHHLQYMKMIGFRENLVALNCMIDGFCKAGQIDRAMDLYKSMETKDSFTYTSLVHNLCKVGRFRCASKLMMKCLRDGKKILRATHRAILDGLRSTGYTDEARQLRWKIQVARILR, encoded by the coding sequence ATGATGGTTTCTGGATTATCGACTAGGCTGTTGAACATATGCATAGCTTCGTTTTGTAAGTCCCGGCTACTGGAGAGAGCAGAAGCCGTTATAATTGATGGCATAAGATTAGGGGTGATTCCAGATGTGGTAACTTACAATACTTTGCTCAGTGCCTATTCTCGGTTTGTTAGCTTGGATGCAGCTTATTCTGTTGTTCATAGAATGAAAGAGGCTGGGATTAGTCCAGATGTCATTACATACAATTCTTTGTTATCCGGGGCCACCAGGAATTGCCTGTTATCACAATCCCTGGATCTGTTTGAGGAAATGTTACAAGCGGGCATACATCCTAATGTATGGAGTTACAATATTCTGATGCATTGTTTCTTTAAGTTAGGAAAACCTGATGAAGCCAACAGAGTATTTCAGGATATTTTACTTCACAATCTCACTCCCCACCCAGCTACGTTTAACATTATGCTTAATGGCCTTTGTAAAAATGAATACATCGATAATGCCCTAATGTTATTTAGGAATTTGCAACGTCATGGATTTGTTCCCCAATTAGTGACCTACAATATTCTTATCCACGGGCTATGCAAGGCACGCAGATTGGGGCAAGCAAGAAAAATGCTAAAGGAACTGGGGGAATCAGGTTATGAGCCAAATGCCATAACCTACACTACAGTTATGAAATGCTGCTTTAAGTTTAAGCAGTATGACGAAGCGCTAGAGATTATGTCAGAGATGAAGAGTAAAGGTTATACTTTTGATGGCTTTGCGAACTGCACGGTTGTTGCTGCTTTAGTTAAGACTGGGAGAATAGAAGAGGCAAATGCTTGCATGGAACAGACAATGGGAAATGGCATTGAACTTGATTTAGCGGCTTATAACACTTTACTTAATATGTATTGTAGAGAAGGTAAGTTTGAAGCTGCCTATAAGCTGATGGATGAAATAGAGAATGGAGGTCTGTTGTGTGACAAGTATACCCACACAATTATAATTGATGGATTGTGCAAGGCTGGTAATATTATCGGGGCTGAACACCATTTACAATATATGAAAATGATTGGCTTCCGTGAAAACTTGGTTGCCCTCAACTGCATGATTGATGGCTTTTGTAAAGCTGGTCAAATCGATCGTGCAATGGACTTGTATAAATCGATGGAGACTAAAGATTCCTTTACCTACACCTCCTTGGTGCACAATCTTTGCAAGGTTGGAAGGTTCCGTTGTGCATCCAAGCTTATGATGAAATGTTTAAGAGATGGCAAGAAAATACTCAGGGCTACCCATCGAGCTATCCTTGATGGTCTTCGTAGTACAGGGTATACAGATGAAGCAAGACAGCTTCGGTGGAAAATTCAAGTGGCTCGAATATTACGTTAG